In Leguminivora glycinivorella isolate SPB_JAAS2020 chromosome 19, LegGlyc_1.1, whole genome shotgun sequence, a single genomic region encodes these proteins:
- the LOC125236346 gene encoding transcriptional repressor CTCFL-like: MRARWGAALNAGIIFLSLFGNFERSFRHIAYKNKLETKMADLLVCRACLACKVPVYNILRTKYWEALENIAAISMADCSKPHALCAPCLETLERCCRLQEKCAISEGILSGLLHQNQLTADAIYAVDRQQHNLVDTLPTFTLKPMRPIEKLEESRNKIGSNTEPWRTQNLESTREKDAHNIKSHKRQSSENLRNEAVTAKPIRIDPDKMLNLEDIKDVVVKTEPDTALENPGNNIMTWIEPSTTQYFGEPSLYHNIKNEPGVTLSSEYMEPLTSYFVKEPHNEPDQTISIETVKLKETPYIQIDAGKLLGNVKSEVDSEDSKSFLEIDIEINQPIETEFAQTSKGKNYMNDILVSSSSKNVKVKCEIDRRRIKKVSSVNCEVDKPKTPEPSTDNVYNCNKCHYQTPHKKRIMYHMKKHSGFVMCDICNYQCATKSRLICHLRVHTKERPYKCKECNKRFTEVCSLTKHMNVHKGVKPFKCLWCNYETASKNHLDRHIKRHIGDKRFKCELCDYACVQRWDLKRHAKTHENDQHRPYKRLAPVYLNTVSIAKE; encoded by the exons ATGCGGGCGCGTTGGGGCGCGGCACTAAATGCGGGGATCATTTTCCTCAGTCTGTTTGGCAATTTCGAGCGCAGCTTTCGTCATATTGCGTACAAAAATAAACTAGAAACGAAAATGGCGGACTTACTTGTATGCCGAGCATGCTTGGCGTGCAAAGTTCCTGTTTACAATATATTACGGACTAAATATTGGGAGGCGCTTGAGAACATAGCGGCTATTTCG ATGGCTGACTGCAGCAAGCCACACGCTCTCTGTGCCCCCTGTTTGGAAACCCTGGAGAGGTGCTGCAGATTGCAGGAGAAGTGTGCCATCTCAGAAGGCATCCTGAGCGGTCTCCTGCATCAGAACCAG CTCACTGCAGACGCCATTTATGCAGTTGACCGACAGCAACACAACTTAGTTGACACGCTTCCAACCTTCACTCTGAAGCCTATGAGGCCTATTGAAAAGCTGGAAGAAAGTAGGAATAAGATAGGCTCCAATACTGAGCCTTGGAGAACGCAAAATCTTGAAAGTACGAGAGAAAAAGATGCGCACAATATAAAGTCTCATAAAAGGCAAAGTTCAGAGAATCTAAGGAATGAAGCCGTGACTGCGAAGCCGATTAGAATTGACCCTGATAAAATGCTAAATCTCGAAGATATCAAAGATGTCGTAGTTAAAACAGAACCTGACACAGCTTTAGAAAATCCTGGAAACAATATCATGACCTGGATCGAGCCTAGTACAACACAATACTTTGGAGAACCAAGTCTGTATCATAATATTAAGAATGAGCCTGGAGTAACGCTGAGTTCTGAATACATGGAGCCATTAACAAGTTATTTTGTCAAAGAACCACACAACGAACCTGACCAAACCATATCTATTGAAACAGTAAAACTTAAGGAGACGCCGTATATCCAAATTGATGCAGGAAAATTATTAGGAAATGTTAAGTCTGAAGTTGACAGTGAAGACAGTAAAAGTTTCCTGGAAATTGATATAGAAATTAACCAACCTATTGAGACTGAATTTGCCCAAACGAGTAAAGGTAAAAACTATATGAATGATATACTAGTTTCAAGCTCaagtaaaaatgttaaagtaaagTGTGAGATAGATCGTAGAAGAATAAAGAAGGTATCGAGTGTTAATTGTGAAGTGGATAAACCAAAAACCCCAGAGCCCTCAACAGATAACGTTTATAACTGCAACAAATGCCACTACCAGACCCCACACAAAAAGAGAATAATGTACCATATGAAGAAACATTCAGGATTCGTAATGTGCGATATCTGTAACTACCAATGTGCTACAAAAAGTAGATTAATCTGCCATCTTCGAGTACACACCAAAGAGCGTCCATACAAATGTAAGGAATGCAATAAAAGATTCACCGAAGTATGCAGTTTGACTAAACACATGAACGTGCATAAAGGGGTCAAGCCTTTTAAGTGTTTGTGGTGTAACTATGAGACTGCTAGTAAGAATCATTTGGACAGACATATCAAAAGGCACATAGGGGATAAGAGGTTTAAATGTGAGCTGTGTGACTATGCGTGTGTTCAGAGATGGGATTTGAAGAGACATGCTAAAACTCATGAGAATGATCAACATCGGCCCTACAAGAGGTTAGCTCCGGTCTATCTCAACACTGTTAGCATAGCCAAGgagtaa
- the LOC125236347 gene encoding uncharacterized protein LOC125236347 translates to MCSVEKRAGGEPQLAPQEKQLGILTHELKETLLCINLAKKGLHGLRDRQTKKTTRHSIMEYEHLDLEVRDERNQQTELDCLNYLATKQMQDLLKKVPTEADELAMIEDAAARLRRMENRLDLATKRFCVVNSDNKHVREEIHRLMVERNSFNIQWNRTIGKLVKGKEYLMDIFEIAALAFGDRDECIRKLEALKWKGLFQLNRDIAEMQSYEGEINHLAKLEEFLRVKGSRRICEADEIEEIKRQEEIQRCESEIARYDALLNEIFNYAGTSRVSSVINNFVAKEMQNFQCFVLLCEVLQESIFLRRGLTRARQLILDQRDINEAREEMQTKRLVSMRLELDQQRVKVQEKRDLETAAENTITKVLKGIDDLVKLAKCDTTPLLSLLGNHRETTKWNVTKFLRILEAEVKSLIEVCYGAVKPPAPTPKGGRKGPEQPTVKLVADPYVVALRPNRIEKLVPYQPCAYCVEDYIMNLIFETLAVPADRDYVETIFHLEAINTKFGIYTLTNPAKRHPYRQSKGE, encoded by the exons ATGTGCAGCGTGGAGAAGCGCGCCGGCGGCGAGCCTCAACTCGCTCCCCAGGAGAAGCAGCTCGGCATCCTGACCCATGAGCTTAAGGAAACACTGCTATGTATCAAC CTAGCAAAAAAAGGTCTGCACGGCCTCCGCGACCGTCAAACGAAGAAGACCACCCGCCACTCCATCATGGAGTACGAGCATTTAGACCTGGAAGTGCGAGACGAACGCAACCAGCAGACTGAGCTGGACTGCCTCAACTACCTGGCTACCAAGCAGATGCAGGACCTGCTGAAGAAAGTGCCTACGGAAGCTGAT GAGTTGGCAATGATCGAAGACGCAGCCGCTCGTCTCCGGCGAATGGAAAACCGGCTGGATTTAGCCACCAAACGATTCTGCGTCGTCAACTCTGACAACAAGCATGTGCGTGAAGAAATCCACCGGCTGATGGTTGAGAG GAACAGCTTCAACATCCAATGGAACCGTACCATCGGCAAGCTGGTGAAGGGCAAGGAGTACCTGATGGACATTTTCGAGATCGCCGCCCTGGCCTTCGGGGACCGCGACGAGTGCATTAGGAAGCTGGAGGCGCTCAAGTGGAAGGGACTCTTCCAGCTGAATAGGGATATTGCG GAAATGCAATCCTACGAAGGCGAAATCAACCACCTGGCCAAACTGGAGGAGTTCCTCCGCGTGAAGGGCTCCCGAAGGATTTGCGAAGCCGACGAGATAGAAGAAATTAAGAGGCAGGAGGAGATACAGCGATGTGAGAGCGAGATAGCCAGATATGATGCCCTGCTGAATGAGATCTTT AACTACGCGGGCACCAGCCGAGTAAGCAGCGTCATCAACAACTTCGTGGCGAAGGAGATGCAGAATTTCCAGTGCTTCGTGTTACTGTGCGAAGTTCTGCAGGAGTCCATTTTCCTGCGACGGGGGCTGACAAGAGCCAGGCAACTTATAT TGGATCAGCGCGACATCAACGAAGCCCGAGAGGAGATGCAAACCAAACGTCTCGTCAGCATGAGACTAGAATTAGACCAGCAGAGGGTCAAAGTCCAGGAGAAGAGAGACCTGGAGACAGCTGCTGAAAACACCATCACCAAGGTGCTGAAAGGCATCGACGACTTAGTCAA ACTGGCGAAGTGTGACACCACGCCGCTCCTGTCCCTGCTGGGTAACCACCGGGAGACCACCAAATGGAACGTCACCAAGTTTCTGCGGATCCTCGAGGCTGAGGTCAAGAGTCTCATCGAAGTCTGCTACGGTGCTGTGAAG CCGCCAGCCCCAACCCCCAAGGGCGGCCGTAAAGGACCGGAGCAGCCCACTGTCAAGCTAGTGGCAGATCCCTACGTTGTGGCTCTGCGTCCTAATAGGATTGAGAAACTGGTGCCCTACCAGCCTTGCGCTTA TTGCGTGGAGGACTACATCATGAACCTGATCTTCGAGACTCTGGCTGTGCCCGCTGACCGTGATTATGTGGAGACCATCTTCCACCTTGAAGCAATCAACACCAAGTTTGGGATCTACACGCTTACTAACCCAGC AAAACGTCACCCGTACCGGCAGAGTAAGGGAGAATAG